A stretch of DNA from Endozoicomonas sp. 8E:
GTGAAATTGGGCTTGGCCCAGCTTTAATTAATCAGCAATCTATTACACCAACTGATAGAAATGGCATATTCACTGCAACTGCATTAATAGGATTAACGGTAGCGATTGTTTTTTATTTTTTTACCTTTTTCCTTAATAGTTACTACAATCGAACAGACTACCAAGATTACGGTACCCTCCTATCTGCTGCTATATTTTTCCAATCTTTATGCACAATCCCTCTCGTAACTTTTCAAAAAGAGAGAAAATTTATAACTATTGCAAAAGTTGATGCCACAGCAGAATTAATCTCAGCAATATTTGTCCTATCCTTGGCACATTTGGGTAAGCCATTATATGCTCTGGCATCACGCCCCCTCGTCGTTGCCATAAGCAAATTCTTTATAATGAACTCCATAGCAAAAAGTACAGCGATAGGTTCTTGCCAGTTTGGTAGAAATATTGCTGCAGTTAAACCGCTGCTGGAATTTAGCACTTACCAGTTTGCCTTTAATTTCGTCAATTACTTTTCACGAAACCTGGATAATATTCTGGTTGCTAAATATCTTGGTGCTAGTAGCTTAGGTATTTATGATAAAGCCTATCAGCTAATGCGTTACCCACTAATGCTATTAACTTTTGCAATGACCCCTGCCATCCAACCTGTCATTACTGAACACAGAAGTGATATGAAAATGGTATTGACTATTCACAATGAATTTGTGGAAAAAATGTCAATCCTAGGGGTGATTGTTGGTTTCGCCATGTATATGCTAGCCAATCCTATAGTTACAATACTCTTGGGCAACCAATGGCTACAGGTAATCCCCATTCTTGAAATCTTGGCAATTATCATCCCAATTCAAATAGTACTATCAACTTCGGGTAGCTTCTTTCAAGCAATGAACAGGGCTGATTTGTTGTTTGCTAGTGGTTTAGTGTCAGCAATTTTTAATGTAGCTGCAATAATTACAGGCATTTATATTGGAACCCTAGAAGCAATCTGTTGGGGTTTAGTTGTTAGCTTTTCTATAAATTTTATTCAGTCTTATTGGGTTATGTATAGGTTTGTTTATTGTGTGAACTTTTTTATCTTCTTTCAAACAATTATTAAATCTTTAATCTTTGCAATTAGTTTATCGACAAGCTTGTGGTTATTTGAAATTATGAACGCACAATGAAAGACTTGACCCCGGATTTTATGATCGATAAAAGGAATGTGCATAAAGATTGGATTGAAAGGTACATAGACTTTTTGATTAATTCAATAGACGCAGTACAAAAACTTGGCTATGAAGCTGTACTTCTGAATCACGAGGGTGAAAAAGACGGTTTGATTTGCAGACAAGTTATTGCGAAAAGGCAAATGTTGAACTTATAATCGAGTTAAATCCAGTTAAAGTAAAAGGCATTATCGGGGCGAGTAGAGCCATTATATGCTCTAGTACATAACTCCAGTTTCTTTGTCCTGCAGCAATGCCGGAATTTTCCATTCTGGCATTCTTCTCCCTGATTCAGATCAGGGTGACCTATGCCAGCTCAATACCGTATCCGCCTGTCCATAGACGAACAGCAGCAATTAAAAGACCCCCCTATGTCAGGATAGATGTCGCCTCTTTTGATTCATGACTCTCAATAATTGAGAGCATACAAAAAGAGGCTGTTATGACTCGCTACTCCAAAGAAATGAAAGAGTCCATTATCCAGAAGATGATGCCGCCCAATAATGTTTCCGTGGCTCAGCTTAAAAGAGAAACCGGCATTACTGATGCAACCCTGTATACTTGGCGCAAACAGGCAAAAGCGCAAGGTGTAGCCGTGCCCGGTGATGGTAAGAATCCTCAGCAGTGGAGTGCTGAAAACAAGTTCGCGGTTCTGATGGAAACCGCCAACATGAACACAACAGAGCTATCCGAATACTGTCGTAAGAAGGGTCTCTACTATGAAGACTTGCAGCAGTGGAAAGCTGATTTTATCGCAGGCAGCACAAAGCCTGCTGAATCCCGTCAGGTACAGGCCGCTGCCAGACGAGATGACAAGAAGCGCATCCAGAAACTCGAAAAAGAACTCAAACGCAAAGACAAAGCACTTGCTGAAACCGCAGCACTGTTGGTTCTAACAAAAAAGGCAAACGCGATCTGGGGGGAGCGCGAGGACGATTGATTCCTCTCCCTGATCGCAAGGAAGCCGTTGCTTTAATCCAGGAAGCTGTTTCACAGGGTGCACGTAAAGTGAAAGCCTGTGCTGCGCTCAACCTGTCGATACGCACGGTTCAGCGCTGGAAAAAAGATGTAGAACAGGTACGGGAAGATCAGCGTCAATACGCAGACCGGCGAATGCCTGCCAACCAACTAACCAAGAGTGAGCAAAACGAGATTCTGAAAGTCTGTAACAGCGAGCGATTTAAAAGTAAGTCGCCAAGCCAGATTGTACCGACACTGGCCGACGAAGGTGTTTATATGGCTTCTGAGTCAAGCTTTTATCGAGTGCTCAAGGCTCATAATCAACAGCATCACCGCGGTCGCAGTCGGAAGCCCGGAAAGCGAAAGCCAACATCGCATCGGGCCACGGGACCAAATCAGCTCTGGTCGTGGGATATAACCTTTTTAGGGTCACCCATCAGGGGTAAATATTATTACCTCTATTTGGTTCTGGACGTCTATAGCCGCATGATTGTGACCTGGGAAGTCCATGAGAGGGAGTCCTCTGATCTGGCTGCTCAGATGATCCGAAAAGCGTTCATGCAGCATAAGATCAGCCTTAAGGAACAACCGCTGGTCCTGCATTCGGATAATGGCAGTCCGATGAAGGGGGCGACCATGCTGAGTACTCTTCAGCAACTGGGTGTACAGACATCGTTCAGCAGGCCACGCGTGAGTAACGATAACTCATACTCAGAGTCAGGCTTCAGAACCATGAAATATCGTCCCGGGTATCCGAATCACTTCTCCAGTCTGGAGTCAGCCAGAAAGTGGGTGTACGGGTTCGTAAACTGGTACAACATGGAGCATAAGCACAGTGGCATCAAGTTCCAGACCCCCTACGACAGACACACAGGGAAGGCTCAGAAAAAGGTTCTGAATCGTGAAAGAGTTTACCGTAAAGCAAAAGAGCAACACCCTGAGCGATGGGGAAGCCGTGAAACCAGAAACTGGCAATTACCGGTAGAGGTGTGGCTTAACCCTGAGCGATCAGAGAATCAGCAGCATTGTGATTTAGCTGCATAAGTTGAGGCGACATCTACCTTGAAAGTTACCGAGACCTCATTCACCAGACCAAGGTGGCCAAGCATAAACGTATTCATGCCCAGATCCTCCTGTGTCTCGATGAAAACGGGCCAAAACTGACGGAGCTCCAGACCAGCCAAACCTGTGGTGTTTCAACGAAAACGGTTCAGAGAACACGCAAACGCTGTGTACTTGAAGGGCTGGATATTGCTGTTAATAGCAAGTTCAATGGCATTGCCCGCCCAAGAAAACTCCAGGGGGAGCAGCAGGCGGCATTGACAGCTCTGGCTTGCTCAACACCACCAGAAGGTCATAGCCGCTGGACGCTACAGCTTCTCGCTGACCGTACGGTTGAGTTGGAGCATGTCAATTCCATCTCGCATCAAACCATTGGCCGAGAGTTAAAAAAAACGAGTTGAAGCCTTGGCAGAAAAAGGAGTGGTGTATTCCAAAAAAAGCAAACGCAGAATTTGTTTGCGCTATGGAACGTGTTTTGGATGTTTATCAACAACCACATGATCCGAATCGACCACTGATCTGTATGGATGAGAGCAGTAAGCAGCATACTTTGGAGGTCAGGACTCCACTCCCTATGAAGCCTGGCCAACCCCTAAAATATGACAATGAGTATGAGCGCAATGGTGTGAGTTCTCTCTTCATGTTTTTTGCGCCACTGGAAGGTTGGCGACATATCGAGGTGACTGATAGCCGAACTGCCTGCGACTGGGCTCACCAGATCAAACAGCTGGTTGATGTTCACTTCCCAAAAGCTGATGTCATCCGTCTTGTCATGGATAACCTGAACACACATACACCTGCATCTCTTTATAAAGCCTTTGAACCAGGAGAGGCTCATCGGTTGGCCAGTAAGTTGGAAATCATCTATACACCCAAGCATGGAAGCTGGCTCAACATGGCAGAGATTGAATTGAGTATTCTCAGTCGTCAGTGTTTAAGTAGACGCATACCCGATCAGGCCGCACTGAAATCAGAGATTGAAGCGTGGGAGTCCCAGCGTAATGGTGTAGAAAGCAAAATGGAATGGCGATTTACGACCGAGGATGCTCGGGTAAAACTCAAGAAGCTTTACCCGACGATCAAATCGGAGTGATGTACTAGGTTTCACGGTTGCGTTAGCGCCTTATCTCAAGGTATACCATGTATTGGTACTACTTGGAGCTATAAGTATGAAAGACTCTTTGAAAAATATGGAAAAGAAAGTTACATTGCAAATTCAAATATTGGTACAGAAGAGCTTGTATTAATGTTGAAGGATTCAATAGAAACGTCAAATTCTAAAGAGCATTTAGAGATTATCAAAAAAAGCAAAAAGAAAAGCCAGAAGCTTTGGGATCTAGTAGGAAAAACCTTAAAGTAAAAGTGCTGTATATAAATCAATATCCGTCAGTTTAGTTGAAAAAATAAACGTTTAGAAATACCAAAAAAAAGAAGCAATTCTTTCATGTGCATATACATTCTTTTTTATATCTTAAATGTCAAAAATTATGCATAATGAAAGACTTGGACTTTATACCCAGATTTTGCAGATTATGAGATTCACAACTTAGTACCATAACCGTTTTTCAAGAAAACTAAAGTTAATCAAAATTTTTACTACATTATCTGGAACTGATGATTAGATATATATTTCTCTCTCTGCTGTTATTAACAGTATCCTGTAGCAATAAATCAACCAACATTATTACCCTAAAAAGCTGGTGCAATATCGGCGTCCGTGGCATAAATATCGCTGGTGCTGAGTTTGGTGCAAAAAATTTACCAGGTCGCCGAAATTACGATTATTTTTTTCTTGATGAAAATCGTGTTAAGTATTATCAAGTAGCAGGATTCAATAGCATACGATTACCAATATTGTGGGAAAGATTACAACCAGAACTTAATCAGCCTTTAGACAGTTACTACCTTTCAGGCATTAAGGATTCTTTGCGTATTGCTGAACGTTATGGAATGTGGTTAATTCTTGATTTGCACAACTATGGTTATTATCGAAAGAAGAAAATAGGCAGTGCCGAAGTCAGTGCCCGTTCTTTTGCAGATACTTGGTATCGTCTTGTGCATGAATTAAAAGACTACCCAGCTCTGTTAGGTTATGGCCTGATGAATGAGCCGCATGGTTTGGGTGCCAAAAATTGGGAGCAATTTGCTCAGCAGGCAGTGAACTCGATCCGAAAAGTTGATCCGCTACGTTTTATCCTGGTAGCTGGTGAGCATTGGAGTAACGCTAACCGGTTTTCTCGATTGCACCCGTTGCCTTTCATTGAGGACCCTGCAAACCGCGTAGTTTATGAAGCTCATGCGTATTTTGATAAAAATCAATCAGGTACTTATCAAAATGGATATGATGCTGCATCCAAGCAAATTGCAGTTGAGCGAATTGAATCATTTTTAGACTGGTTGAGTCATCATAATCAGCATGGTTTCATTGGTGAATTTAGTGTGCCGGGTAATGACTCGCGCTGGTTATTGGTACTTGACCATTTTATGCAGCAACTGGATAAGCATGGTAACTGCGTTGGTTGGGCATATTGGGCCGGTGGTCGCTGGTCACCAACATATTCAATGGCATTAGAGCCAATAGACGGACAGGACAGGCCACAGTTGCAAGTGCTGCAAAAATATTTAAAAGATTAACAAAACAGGTTCATGCTGATGGCTTTACTGTTGAATGAACAACGATTTGATAAATTGATCGTTGTTCTGATACCTCTGTGTGTGATTTATAATGCGGTTCTTGCCTTTGTTAATGGTAACTTATTTGGCATAAATACCGCCATTGTGGCCGCTACCGAAATAGCCTTGCTTGGTCTTTTATTAGGTCTGGTCGTTGTGACAGGCTTTAAGCGTGATGATCAATGGCCGATTGCCTTATTAGCAGTATTTGTCGGTTCAATGCTAGTAACCACGCTTATTTCGGGTTCTTTATATGTGGATGCTTTCAGAAACATCTTGATTATTTCTGTATGTACCCTGATCGGTATAAGAATGGCTGAGGAGGATCTGCATAAAGTTTTTTTTATCCTAGCCTGCGGGACTCTATTTTTTTTGCTGATTGAAATCATTAGCCTTGAAACTTACGTAAGAATTTTCCAGCCAGCACTCTATTACGCGAATACCAGGGGGCATAGTGTAAGTGAGTTTAATGAACTTGGTATATTCAATGCCGCTTTGGGCTTTTCGTCACGGTTTTCTTTTGGTGTATTTAGTGGACCCAGAACTTCTTCACTATTTCTTGAGCAAACTGCTCTTGGAAATTTTGCCTCTATACTTTCCATTTATTTAATTACCTTTTGGACAAGCTTGGCAAAAGTCCGAAAGATTTTCTTTGTTTCTTTGATTACTTTGATTCTTCTATCAAGCGATACGAGGGCTGGAACAGGTTTAGCACTGTTAATGCTATTTGGTTATCGTGTCTTCCCAGTTTTGCCAAAGTACAGCCAAGTGCTGATTATTCCTTTGGTCATCTTGCTTTGCGGTTTAGTAAGTGTGTTGAGTGTGGGAGGTTATGAAGCCTACGGTGATACATTACATGGTCGTATAATTTTGGGCATTGACCACCTTTTTGACTTGGAATTTGCCCATTATCTCGGTTGGGGCGTCAACATTATTAACAAATTATGGGACAGTGGATTTGCCTACCTTGTTGCTTCCAGTTCCATCTTTGGTGCAATAACTCTATGGCTGTATATGATCTTTTTGGTACCTGGTCACTCTGCACAGGCTAAACGTTTTATTATAGGAATGAACCTTTATTTTGGGTTAACCATCGTAGTAAGTGGTAACTCTGTTTATTCAATAAAAACTGCTACGCTTCTCTGGGTTATGGCGGGTGTTATGTACCGGCTGGAGAAAGAAAAAATAACTACACCAACTGATGAATTAGCTAAACCTGAGGCTTTTGCTTGAAAATATTATTTTTATCTCATGCCAGCCTGACCACTGGTTTTGTTGTTGGTAGTCACCAGCTTGCAAGACAATTTATTCTGCAGGGGCACGATGTATTGCATGTTAGTTCACCGGTTTCTTTGCTTAATTTAATAAAAGGTGAGGATGGGCGAGCCAAAATAAAAACGGCTTGCAGCCCACCTAATAAATCAGAACATTGGGGATTTGTTGACCACATTCCTTTTCTTCCTTTCCCCTATGGTTATCAAGATTGGCTTGATAAGATCAATAATCAATGGGTATACCGATTTTTAAAGAAGCAGAGTTGGCTTGATGTTGACTTAGTATTAATCGATCAACCTCTTTTCCATGGTGTTTTGCCTTTAATTAATGTTAAGAAAATAATTTACCGGCCGACGGATCTCTATGCCGATATGGGTGGGCCAAGGTTTGAAAAAGCGGAAGCTGAGGTTTTCAAATATACTAAAACAATCATTGCTACAAGTGATGCAGTTCTCGATAATTTAAAAAAATACCATCCAAAGAACACATTGGTTCTTAATAATGGTGTTGATTTAGAATTTTTCTCTGGCCAATCTGTTAAGAAGGAAGCAAGAAAATCACAAGTTAGAGAGGGTTGCATTTATGTTGGAGCAATAGACTTCCGTTTTGACCTTGATCTCGTTATTGCATTAGCTAAATCATACCCTGATGTTGCATTTGATATGTATGGGCCTTGTACAATAGCGTTACCGGTAGAATTGCCTGACAACTTGCATTTAAAAGGTTCCGTTTCATATTTAAAACTACCAAGATTACTAAGGCAGTATCGTATTGGACTTTTACCACTCAATGATCACCCTGCTAATAAAGGTAGATCACCAATGAAGTTATGGGAGTATCTTGCATCTAACTTAATTGTTTTGAAAAAGGGTTACAAAAAAGATTCAGTTGATTCGCTAAGTACTATTTATTATAGAAACATAGATGATATTGAAAAGAAATTTAAGACTGAAATCAAAAGAGCCTGTCAACCTCTAGACCAGAACACAAGCAAGCTTTTGCTTGAGCATTCTTGGAAAAACAAAAGTAAGCAGATAATGAATGTTTTTAATCTGATCACCTAGTTGTAAGAAGTAATTCATAGTGACATATATAATAAATAAACTTGGATAAAGATAGATATTCAAATATTAGTAAGAAGTCAACTATTACTCGAGTACCTCGTCTCTAATTTGTGTTGCATTGATATTTTCTTCTGCCCGCTCAAATTTCTGAGCGTTTACTCTGTTTCGCATATAGTGTTAATCTTTTTTTCACAATTATTGAAAATGGAAATTCAGTTTAATTAAAATCGCAGCCACTTTATGGTTGAGTTGGTATGGTTTATATTTTTGGAATGCCTTTCAATATGTCATTCATACATCAACGAAAATCTTATTAAATATTAAATTAACGTTAACCCATGACTCTAAATTCTTTTACGTACTACCGAGCTCTTGCAATATTTTTCATTGTTGCTGCCCATAGCTATGAATTGGCTAGAGTTTCATCAGACAGCATGTTCAACAGCTTTTTTATGAATATTATCTCTGGAGGTACGGCTCTTTTTGTTTTTATCTCTGGCTTTCTTTTTCATCATGTTTTCTATCCCAAGTATAATTTTGAAAAATTTATAAAAGGGAAACTTCGCAATTTATTTATCCCTTATTTTCTGCTTGGTATATTACCGATTGCTTATCATGTTTATACTCAGAATTCACATTGGGGGGGTTATTTTTTTTCTGGTGAACAGAGTTTTTATGAACGTTTTATACTTCCAATAATTAAATATTATTTTACAGGCAGGTTTTTAGTTGCATACTGGTACATTGTTTTTGCAATGATCCTTTTCCTCTTGTCTCCTTTGCATGTTGTATATATTAAACAGAAAAAATTTCTACAGCTCGTTATCTTGGGAGTATTTCTTATAATTGGATTATTAGTGGGTCGACCTGCCTATGACCTGAATCCTATGCAAGCAATAATGTATTATATGCCAGTCTATTTGTTTGGCATCCTATGTTCTCAGTATAAAGTTACTATTTACACGGCCTTAAAAGGTAAAGACGGCTTGCTTGCTGCTTGCTGCTTACTGCTTGCCTTTGTGCAAAGCTACTTGGGTAACACTGGCTTTCTCACAAAACCATTTTTCAACTATGATGGCATTGATATAAACCTTATTCAAAAGTTATGTTTGTGCTTGTTTTTTATGATTTGGCTTCACAGGTTTGAAAACATCGAAATCAAACCTTTGCAGCTTTTAGCAGCTACCAGTTTTGCTGTTTATTTTATACACGCTTATTTACTTGGTGTTATCTGGGTATTGGTCCCTTCGAAGCACCTTATTCAGCAAGAGTCTTGGCTAGCATTCTTTGGATTTGTTTTTTTAATTATCTTTATATCCGTTGCGATTGCATCTTTAGTAAAAAAAATATTGCCTCGCCATAGTCGTTTCATTACTGGCTATTAAAAAGTTCTTCTAATAAATATTGAATAGATTGGTTTTTTTGTGAAAGTAGCTCATGTTGTTCGTCAATTCTTCCCCAGTATCGGAGGGTTAGAAGACGTTGTCTTCAATCTTGCTTTTGAGCAGA
This window harbors:
- a CDS encoding IS3 family transposase (programmed frameshift), coding for MTRYSKEMKESIIQKMMPPNNVSVAQLKRETGITDATLYTWRKQAKAQGVAVPGDGKNPQQWSAENKFAVLMETANMNTTELSEYCRKKGLYYEDLQQWKADFIAGSTKPAESRQVQAAARRDDKKRIQKLEKELKRKDKALAETAALLVLTKKGKRDLGGARGRLIPLPDRKEAVALIQEAVSQGARKVKACAALNLSIRTVQRWKKDVEQVREDQRQYADRRMPANQLTKSEQNEILKVCNSERFKSKSPSQIVPTLADEGVYMASESSFYRVLKAHNQQHHRGRSRKPGKRKPTSHRATGPNQLWSWDITFLGSPIRGKYYYLYLVLDVYSRMIVTWEVHERESSDLAAQMIRKAFMQHKISLKEQPLVLHSDNGSPMKGATMLSTLQQLGVQTSFSRPRVSNDNSYSESGFRTMKYRPGYPNHFSSLESARKWVYGFVNWYNMEHKHSGIKFQTPYDRHTGKAQKKVLNRERVYRKAKEQHPERWGSRETRNWQLPVEVWLNPERSENQQHCDLAA
- a CDS encoding acyltransferase produces the protein MTLNSFTYYRALAIFFIVAAHSYELARVSSDSMFNSFFMNIISGGTALFVFISGFLFHHVFYPKYNFEKFIKGKLRNLFIPYFLLGILPIAYHVYTQNSHWGGYFFSGEQSFYERFILPIIKYYFTGRFLVAYWYIVFAMILFLLSPLHVVYIKQKKFLQLVILGVFLIIGLLVGRPAYDLNPMQAIMYYMPVYLFGILCSQYKVTIYTALKGKDGLLAACCLLLAFVQSYLGNTGFLTKPFFNYDGIDINLIQKLCLCLFFMIWLHRFENIEIKPLQLLAATSFAVYFIHAYLLGVIWVLVPSKHLIQQESWLAFFGFVFLIIFISVAIASLVKKILPRHSRFITGY
- a CDS encoding glycosyltransferase is translated as MKILFLSHASLTTGFVVGSHQLARQFILQGHDVLHVSSPVSLLNLIKGEDGRAKIKTACSPPNKSEHWGFVDHIPFLPFPYGYQDWLDKINNQWVYRFLKKQSWLDVDLVLIDQPLFHGVLPLINVKKIIYRPTDLYADMGGPRFEKAEAEVFKYTKTIIATSDAVLDNLKKYHPKNTLVLNNGVDLEFFSGQSVKKEARKSQVREGCIYVGAIDFRFDLDLVIALAKSYPDVAFDMYGPCTIALPVELPDNLHLKGSVSYLKLPRLLRQYRIGLLPLNDHPANKGRSPMKLWEYLASNLIVLKKGYKKDSVDSLSTIYYRNIDDIEKKFKTEIKRACQPLDQNTSKLLLEHSWKNKSKQIMNVFNLIT
- a CDS encoding IS630 family transposase (programmed frameshift) is translated as MYLESYRDLIHQTKVAKHKRIHAQILLCLDENGPKLTELQTSQTCGVSTKTVQRTRKRCVLEGLDIAVNSKFNGIARPRKLQGEQQAALTALACSTPPEGHSRWTLQLLADRTVELEHVNSISHQTIGRGVKKNELKPWQKKEWCIPKKANAEFVCAMERVLDVYQQPHDPNRPLICMDESSKQHTLEVRTPLPMKPGQPLKYDNEYERNGVSSLFMFFAPLEGWRHIEVTDSRTACDWAHQIKQLVDVHFPKADVIRLVMDNLNTHTPASLYKAFEPGEAHRLASKLEIIYTPKHGSWLNMAEIELSILSRQCLSRRIPDQAALKSEIEAWESQRNGVESKMEWRFTTEDARVKLKKLYPTIKSE
- a CDS encoding lipopolysaccharide biosynthesis protein, coding for MKEIKDKLKKGMLSSLIGKFSTYIIQFTLMVVYARVFTPEQFGVFAAIQVFVIFFQMLGEIGLGPALINQQSITPTDRNGIFTATALIGLTVAIVFYFFTFFLNSYYNRTDYQDYGTLLSAAIFFQSLCTIPLVTFQKERKFITIAKVDATAELISAIFVLSLAHLGKPLYALASRPLVVAISKFFIMNSIAKSTAIGSCQFGRNIAAVKPLLEFSTYQFAFNFVNYFSRNLDNILVAKYLGASSLGIYDKAYQLMRYPLMLLTFAMTPAIQPVITEHRSDMKMVLTIHNEFVEKMSILGVIVGFAMYMLANPIVTILLGNQWLQVIPILEILAIIIPIQIVLSTSGSFFQAMNRADLLFASGLVSAIFNVAAIITGIYIGTLEAICWGLVVSFSINFIQSYWVMYRFVYCVNFFIFFQTIIKSLIFAISLSTSLWLFEIMNAQ
- a CDS encoding glycoside hydrolase family 5 protein codes for the protein MIRYIFLSLLLLTVSCSNKSTNIITLKSWCNIGVRGINIAGAEFGAKNLPGRRNYDYFFLDENRVKYYQVAGFNSIRLPILWERLQPELNQPLDSYYLSGIKDSLRIAERYGMWLILDLHNYGYYRKKKIGSAEVSARSFADTWYRLVHELKDYPALLGYGLMNEPHGLGAKNWEQFAQQAVNSIRKVDPLRFILVAGEHWSNANRFSRLHPLPFIEDPANRVVYEAHAYFDKNQSGTYQNGYDAASKQIAVERIESFLDWLSHHNQHGFIGEFSVPGNDSRWLLVLDHFMQQLDKHGNCVGWAYWAGGRWSPTYSMALEPIDGQDRPQLQVLQKYLKD